From the Accumulibacter sp. genome, one window contains:
- the aepY gene encoding phosphonopyruvate decarboxylase translates to MISPKAFHSAFAAEGVDFLAGVPDSLLKDFCAYVDAVLPPESHVIAANEGTAVGLAAGHHLATGGLPMVYLQNSGLGNAVNPLLSLADPEVYAIPMIVLVGWRGAPGVKDEPQHLKQGRVTPAMLEAMEIPYKMLEGDPKAAAEAASWAAETARATSAPVVLLVHKGAFGKAEEKRPPRAMPERMLAREAAILLVTAALPAGATIVATTGMISRELYDSRVALGQDRSSDFLTVGSMGHASQIALGIARAKPDAKVVCLDGDGAALMHLGGMATVGTSEVGDLLHIVLNNGAHDSVGGQPTVAQQISLTAIATACGYDVVAGPLENEADIRAEVARLAQVPGRRFLEVRVRPGSRADLGRPKESPAENKAHFIARLRG, encoded by the coding sequence ATGATATCGCCAAAAGCATTTCATTCGGCTTTCGCAGCCGAAGGCGTCGATTTTCTAGCTGGGGTCCCGGATTCGCTGCTCAAGGATTTCTGTGCCTATGTCGATGCGGTGCTCCCTCCCGAAAGCCATGTGATTGCCGCCAATGAGGGTACCGCGGTTGGTCTCGCGGCCGGGCATCATCTGGCGACGGGCGGTCTGCCGATGGTCTATCTTCAGAATTCGGGCTTGGGCAACGCGGTCAACCCGCTGCTGTCGCTGGCCGATCCGGAAGTCTATGCCATCCCGATGATCGTGCTGGTGGGCTGGCGAGGCGCTCCCGGTGTCAAGGACGAGCCGCAGCATCTCAAGCAGGGTCGGGTGACGCCGGCGATGCTGGAGGCGATGGAAATCCCCTATAAGATGCTCGAGGGCGATCCCAAAGCGGCCGCAGAGGCGGCAAGCTGGGCAGCTGAGACAGCACGCGCGACGAGCGCGCCGGTGGTGCTGCTGGTGCACAAAGGCGCTTTCGGGAAGGCCGAGGAAAAGCGCCCCCCGCGCGCGATGCCTGAGAGGATGCTGGCGCGCGAGGCTGCGATTCTGTTGGTGACGGCCGCCCTGCCTGCAGGGGCCACGATCGTAGCGACCACCGGAATGATCTCGCGCGAGCTTTATGACAGCCGCGTTGCACTCGGACAGGACCGTTCTAGCGACTTCCTGACCGTCGGCTCGATGGGGCATGCCTCACAAATCGCGCTAGGTATCGCGCGAGCGAAACCCGATGCGAAGGTGGTCTGCCTCGATGGCGACGGGGCGGCGCTTATGCATCTGGGCGGTATGGCAACCGTCGGCACGAGCGAGGTCGGGGATCTGTTGCATATCGTACTTAATAATGGCGCGCATGACTCGGTCGGCGGTCAGCCTACAGTGGCCCAGCAGATCTCTCTCACGGCGATCGCGACGGCCTGCGGCTACGACGTCGTAGCCGGTCCGCTGGAGAATGAGGCCGATATCCGCGCAGAGGTCGCACGTCTGGCGCAAGTGCCGGGCAGGCGGTTCCTGGAGGTGCGCGTCCGCCCTGGTTCGCGCGCTGATCTGGGCCGACCAAAGGAAAGCCCCGCGGAAAACAAGGCGCATTTCATCGCGCGGCTGCGCGGATGA
- the aepX gene encoding phosphoenolpyruvate mutase: MRKSVYVAMSADLIHPGHTNIIKRAAELGDVTIGLLTDKAIASYKRVPFMAWEQRAEVVESLKGVVRVVPQHTLDYVPNLREYKPDYVVHGDDWQTGVQAKTRQAVIDVLAEWDGELLEVPYTRGISSTKLQGAIREIGTTPDIRRASLRRMLHAKPILRFLDLHNALSGLITEKAGIDTPTGRKEFDGMWASSLTDATSKGKPDTEAVDTTGRVNTLNEVLEVTTKPIIYDGDTGGKPEHFQFTVRTLERLGISAIIIEDKAGLKKNSLFGTDVDQTQDSIEAFSDKIRMGKMAQQTDDFMIIARLESLILGKGVDHAMERAEAFIEAGADGIMIHSREKTPDEVFEFCARYNRLERRKPLVAVPSSYNKVTEEELAANGVNVVIYANQLLRSAYPAMMETALSILEHSRSAECDSRMMPIKQILELIPGTK, translated from the coding sequence ATGAGAAAGTCTGTTTATGTTGCGATGAGCGCTGACCTCATCCATCCAGGCCACACCAATATCATTAAACGCGCGGCTGAATTGGGTGATGTTACGATCGGTTTGCTGACTGATAAAGCCATCGCATCTTACAAGCGTGTCCCTTTCATGGCATGGGAGCAACGCGCTGAAGTCGTCGAGAGCCTAAAGGGCGTGGTTCGAGTGGTGCCCCAGCATACCTTGGATTATGTACCCAACCTTCGTGAATATAAGCCCGACTATGTTGTCCACGGTGACGATTGGCAAACCGGTGTTCAAGCCAAGACACGTCAGGCGGTGATTGACGTGCTTGCTGAATGGGACGGCGAGCTTCTCGAGGTTCCTTATACTCGCGGAATTTCATCAACCAAATTGCAAGGTGCCATAAGGGAGATTGGCACCACACCGGACATTCGCCGTGCCAGCCTGCGCCGGATGCTGCATGCCAAGCCCATCCTGCGCTTCCTTGATCTGCACAACGCGCTTTCGGGCCTGATCACTGAGAAGGCGGGGATCGACACGCCGACCGGGCGCAAGGAATTCGACGGGATGTGGGCCAGCTCACTCACCGACGCGACATCGAAGGGCAAACCTGATACCGAGGCAGTGGACACTACTGGGCGTGTCAATACGCTCAATGAAGTACTGGAGGTTACCACCAAGCCGATCATCTATGATGGTGATACAGGCGGCAAGCCCGAGCATTTCCAGTTCACGGTGCGCACGCTGGAGCGTCTGGGTATTTCGGCCATCATCATCGAGGACAAGGCGGGGCTGAAGAAAAACTCGCTTTTCGGCACCGATGTCGATCAGACGCAGGACAGTATCGAAGCGTTTTCCGACAAGATCCGCATGGGCAAGATGGCCCAGCAGACCGATGATTTTATGATCATCGCACGCCTGGAAAGCCTGATTTTGGGCAAGGGGGTTGATCATGCGATGGAACGGGCCGAGGCCTTCATCGAGGCCGGAGCCGACGGGATCATGATCCATTCGCGCGAAAAGACCCCCGACGAGGTCTTCGAGTTCTGCGCCCGCTACAACAGGCTGGAGCGCCGCAAGCCGCTGGTCGCAGTGCCCTCGTCCTACAACAAGGTGACCGAGGAGGAACTCGCGGCCAACGGGGTCAATGTGGTGATTTATGCCAACCAGCTCTTGCGCTCGGCCTATCCCGCGATGATGGAGACCGCGCTATCGATCCTCGAACATTCACGCTCGGCGGAATGCGACAGCCGCATGATGCCGATCAAGCAGATCCTCGAACTCATTCCGGGTACGAAGTGA
- a CDS encoding DUF4351 domain-containing protein yields MLRLVGHAGYLAAARPGFQAKLLSERNWDKQRIIDLFGVIDWLMRLPTDLEQRLLQEVYTLEGKVIMPYVTSAERFGIEKGRQEGEAALLKRLLARRFGTLPDAVQVRLTTATIDQLEEWAISVLDAKSLDEIFNQRRQ; encoded by the coding sequence ATGCTGCGGCTGGTGGGGCATGCAGGTTACCTTGCCGCGGCCAGGCCGGGTTTCCAGGCAAAGCTGCTCTCCGAACGCAATTGGGACAAGCAGCGCATCATCGATCTGTTCGGGGTCATCGACTGGCTGATGCGGCTGCCGACAGACCTTGAGCAACGGCTGCTGCAGGAAGTCTACACACTGGAAGGGAAGGTCATCATGCCTTACGTCACCTCTGCAGAACGCTTCGGAATCGAGAAAGGCCGGCAGGAAGGCGAGGCTGCCCTCCTGAAGCGCCTGCTCGCGCGTCGCTTTGGCACGCTCCCCGATGCGGTGCAGGTCCGGCTGACCACCGCCACGATCGATCAGTTGGAAGAATGGGCAATCAGTGTGCTCGACGCCAAGTCCCTGGACGAAATCTTCAATCAACGCCGACAGTAG